One window from the genome of Enterobacteriaceae bacterium Kacie_13 encodes:
- a CDS encoding pyridoxal-phosphate dependent enzyme, with translation MRNSWVNHAIKEIDADFQRSADTHLIRLSLRDFPGISLYLKDESTHPSGSLKHRLARSLFLYGLCNGWIRENTPIIEASSGSTAISEAYFARLLGLPFIAVMPSCTAPRKIQQIEFYGGRCHFVQNSGQIYAASEQLAREMNGHYMDQFTYAERATDWRGNNNIADSIFRQMSLEPHPVPRYLVMSAGTGGTSATLGRYIRYQGHDTELVVVDPENSVFYDYYQQRDASVTAQCSSRIEGIGRPRAEPSFIPSVIDDMMQVPDAASIATLHWLEKVLGRKVGGSTGTNVWGALQLAKQMREKGETGSIVTLLCDSGERYLNTYFDENWIAKNIGDISGYAQELEGLN, from the coding sequence ATGCGCAACTCCTGGGTTAATCACGCAATTAAAGAAATTGACGCGGATTTTCAGCGTTCTGCAGATACACATTTGATTCGCCTGTCGCTGCGCGACTTCCCCGGGATTTCGTTGTATCTGAAGGATGAAAGCACCCACCCTTCAGGCAGCCTGAAACACCGCCTTGCGCGATCACTGTTTTTATATGGCCTGTGCAATGGCTGGATCCGCGAGAATACGCCCATCATCGAAGCGTCTTCCGGCAGCACCGCTATTTCCGAAGCTTACTTCGCCCGCCTGCTCGGCCTGCCGTTTATCGCCGTCATGCCTTCATGCACTGCACCCCGCAAAATTCAGCAAATCGAGTTTTATGGCGGCCGCTGCCACTTCGTACAAAACTCCGGCCAGATTTATGCGGCGTCCGAGCAACTCGCCCGCGAAATGAACGGGCACTATATGGATCAGTTTACTTACGCAGAACGGGCAACTGACTGGCGTGGGAACAACAATATTGCAGACAGTATTTTCCGTCAGATGTCTCTGGAACCGCACCCGGTGCCGCGGTATCTGGTGATGAGCGCCGGTACAGGCGGAACATCCGCAACGCTTGGCCGCTACATTCGTTATCAGGGGCACGACACTGAACTGGTGGTGGTCGATCCGGAAAACTCAGTATTTTACGATTATTATCAGCAGCGGGATGCCAGCGTCACTGCCCAATGCAGCAGCCGTATCGAAGGCATTGGCCGCCCGCGCGCAGAACCGTCATTTATCCCAAGCGTTATTGACGACATGATGCAAGTGCCCGACGCCGCCAGCATCGCCACGCTTCACTGGCTGGAGAAAGTCCTTGGGCGCAAAGTGGGAGGATCGACCGGCACCAACGTATGGGGTGCGCTACAACTAGCAAAACAGATGCGTGAGAAAGGCGAAACCGGCTCGATTGTCACCCTGCTGTGCGACAGCGGTGAACGGTATCTGAATACTTATTTTGATGAGAACTGGATCGCGAAAAATATCGGGGATATCTCGGGGTACGCGCAAGAACTGGAAGGGCTCAACTAA
- a CDS encoding winged helix-turn-helix transcriptional regulator — MVDKTDIKLLSLLQKDCTLSLNELADAVNLTTTPCWKRIKRLEDDGIIRGKVALLDGDQLGLSLTAFVLIKTQHHNSEWYQRFVQQVEAFPEVLGFYRMAGEYDYLLQVQVADMKSYDNFYKRLVNGIPGLNDVTSNFAMERIKSTTALPI; from the coding sequence ATGGTAGATAAAACTGACATTAAGCTCTTATCGCTGTTGCAGAAAGATTGCACATTATCTCTCAACGAGCTGGCGGATGCGGTAAATCTCACCACAACGCCGTGCTGGAAAAGAATCAAGCGGTTGGAAGACGACGGGATCATTCGCGGGAAAGTCGCGTTGCTGGACGGTGACCAACTGGGGCTGAGTCTGACGGCGTTCGTACTTATCAAAACGCAACATCACAACAGTGAGTGGTATCAGCGTTTTGTGCAGCAGGTTGAAGCTTTTCCTGAAGTGCTGGGTTTTTACCGCATGGCCGGTGAATACGATTATTTACTTCAGGTGCAAGTGGCCGATATGAAAAGCTACGATAACTTTTACAAGCGACTTGTGAACGGCATTCCGGGATTGAATGACGTGACCTCAAATTTTGCAATGGAACGTATAAAATCCACCACCGCATTACCGATTTAA
- a CDS encoding SmdA family multidrug ABC transporter permease/ATP-binding protein: protein MRLFAQLGWYFRREWRRYLGAVALLIIIAILQLLPPKLVGVIIDGVTTKTMSYGVLFAWLGLMIATAIVVYLLRYVWRVLLFGASYQLAVELRQDFFRQLSRQHPAFYLRHRTGDLIARATNDVDRVVFAAGEGVLTLVDSLVMGLAVLIVMATQISWELTLLSLVPMPVMAIIIKRYGDQLHHRFKTAQAAFSSLNDQAQESLTSIRMIKAFGLENHQSSQFADVAADTGAKNMRVARVDARFDPTIYVSIGMANLLAIGGGSWMVVNGHLTLGQLTSFVMYLGLMIWPMLALAWMFNIVERGSAAYSRIRSLLQEAPSVVDGTQPLPAGRSVLEARITDFHYPETAHPSLTGVTFSLQPGQMLGLCGPTGSGKSTLLALLQRQFDVTDGEVLYHGLSLKEIRLDDWRARLAIVSQTPFLFSDTVAQNIALGRPDATQEEIEEAARLASVHDDILRLPGGYETEVGERGVMLSGGQKQRISIARALLLKAEILILDDALSAVDGRTEHQILHNLRQWGSDRTVIISAHRLSALTEASEILVFNHGTISQRGNHEQLAAKSGWYRDMYRYQQLEAALDDVSQEQGAEHRG from the coding sequence GTGAGATTGTTCGCCCAATTAGGCTGGTACTTCCGACGTGAATGGCGCCGGTATCTTGGTGCCGTTGCCTTACTCATCATCATTGCCATTTTGCAATTATTGCCGCCCAAGCTGGTCGGGGTAATTATTGATGGCGTCACGACGAAAACCATGTCTTACGGCGTGCTTTTTGCGTGGCTTGGGCTGATGATCGCGACAGCGATTGTAGTGTATCTGCTGCGTTACGTCTGGCGCGTGTTGTTGTTCGGTGCCTCCTATCAACTGGCAGTAGAACTGCGTCAGGATTTTTTCCGGCAGCTAAGCCGCCAGCATCCCGCTTTTTATCTGCGTCACCGCACCGGCGATTTGATTGCCCGCGCAACCAATGATGTCGATCGCGTGGTTTTTGCCGCAGGTGAGGGCGTTCTGACGCTGGTGGATTCACTGGTCATGGGACTGGCGGTGCTGATCGTGATGGCAACCCAAATCAGCTGGGAGCTGACGCTGCTTTCCCTCGTCCCGATGCCGGTTATGGCGATTATCATTAAACGCTACGGCGACCAACTGCATCATCGCTTTAAAACCGCGCAGGCCGCGTTTTCCTCATTGAACGATCAGGCTCAGGAAAGCCTGACCAGCATCCGCATGATCAAAGCTTTCGGTCTGGAGAATCATCAGTCTTCTCAGTTTGCCGACGTGGCCGCCGACACTGGCGCGAAAAACATGCGCGTGGCGCGCGTCGATGCCCGTTTTGATCCGACTATTTACGTGTCGATTGGCATGGCAAACCTGCTGGCGATTGGTGGCGGTAGCTGGATGGTAGTTAACGGACATCTGACCCTCGGGCAGTTAACCAGTTTTGTCATGTATCTTGGTCTGATGATCTGGCCGATGCTGGCGCTAGCCTGGATGTTCAATATTGTTGAGCGCGGAAGCGCTGCCTATAGCCGTATCCGCAGTCTTTTACAGGAGGCGCCGAGCGTGGTGGACGGGACTCAACCCTTGCCAGCTGGACGTTCTGTACTCGAGGCCAGAATTACTGACTTCCATTACCCCGAAACCGCACATCCTTCGCTGACTGGTGTAACGTTTTCTCTGCAACCAGGTCAAATGCTCGGGCTATGCGGCCCGACAGGATCGGGCAAAAGTACCTTGCTGGCATTACTCCAGCGGCAGTTTGATGTGACAGACGGTGAGGTGCTGTACCACGGCCTCTCACTCAAAGAGATTCGGCTCGATGACTGGCGCGCACGTCTGGCGATTGTCAGCCAGACGCCATTTTTGTTCTCCGACACCGTTGCGCAAAATATTGCGTTGGGGCGGCCGGATGCCACACAGGAAGAAATTGAAGAAGCGGCGCGTCTTGCCAGTGTACATGACGATATTCTGCGGTTACCCGGCGGCTATGAAACCGAAGTCGGTGAGCGGGGCGTCATGCTTTCCGGCGGTCAGAAACAGCGAATTTCTATCGCTCGCGCACTGTTGCTGAAAGCCGAAATCCTGATCCTCGACGATGCTTTGTCTGCGGTCGATGGCCGGACAGAGCATCAGATCTTGCACAATCTGCGTCAGTGGGGCAGTGACCGTACAGTAATCATCAGCGCCCATCGTCTTTCCGCCCTGACTGAAGCCAGCGAGATTCTGGTGTTTAACCACGGCACGATTTCGCAGCGCGGGAATCATGAACAACTCGCCGCCAAGTCTGGCTGGTATCGCGATATGTATCGCTATCAGCAACTGGAAGCCGCACTGGATGATGTGTCTCAGGAACAGGGGGCGGAACACCGTGGCTGA